The Musa acuminata AAA Group cultivar baxijiao chromosome BXJ2-2, Cavendish_Baxijiao_AAA, whole genome shotgun sequence genome contains the following window.
GAAGTAGTCTTCGAGCCTAAGCACAACCAAAATGCTCATTACACAATGGGTGTTCACTTGTCTATATATCTAACGCTAAGCTCATCACTCGTGTTCTTCTGCGATGTCGTTGACGGGGAAAGATGTGGTCAACTTTGTCAGATAAGGCTGCTCCTAAAGCACGCGGGGCCCGCGTCCTGGTCAGCTCTGCCGCTGAGGTGGATCTCACTTTGTTAATTCCCACTTCAACCACATCACCGATACCTCATCCTTTACCGGTTCTCGCGATTGGCGGTGACACTAGTGACGGACGGGCCCCACTATTCCTGCAGAGGGTCGTTTTGGTACGATGCCTTCCTTCGCAGTGAAGCAAGAGGTCCTATCCAATGTGGACGAGCCGACATTTCCAAGGACTGCACATCTTTACCCTCCACAAACGGATGGATGGGATCCGATGGTGAACAGCACGAGGGTGGAGATGCCAAAACAAAACGTAGTTTGGAGTTGGAGTTAGAGAAGATCTGACGCCGGCCTGACTGGTATTGGTATTCCACCACCATAGTATTAGCCGAGGAGGAGCGACTGTCTCGACGCAATCGAGAAGCGAAGGCAGAGCATGGCGAAGGTGGGCGGCGGAATGCGGTTAGCGGTGACGGAGATCGAGCGCCTCCTTAATTACACCTTCCGTGATCCCTCTCTACTGGAGGAGGCCCTCACCCACTCCTCCTATGCTGGCCACCGCTCGTATGAGCGCCTTGAGTTCGTCGGCGATGCCGTCCTTGGCCTTGCCATCACCAGCTTCTTCTACCTCTCCGATCCCACACTGGAACCCGGATTCCTGACCGAGCTCCGCATAGCCAATGCCTCCACCGAGAAGCTCGCCCGAGTCGCCGTCCGCCACCGTCTCTACCGATTCCTCCGCCGCATCTGCCGCGACCTCGATCAGTTGGTACTCGCGTTGCCTTAACCCACAAAAACCTCCCTTTTTATTCCGATTCGACTGGATCACCATCTGTTACGCTTCAGGTGAGCAAATTCACGGATTTGGCGATGATGGAGCCCGAGGAAGACATCGTTCAAATGACGTACGGCGGTACCACCCTCGAAGCCCCCAAAGTGCTAGCCGATATCGTCGAGTCTATCGCGGCCGCAGTCTACTTCGACTGCGATTCCGATCTGCAGTTGTTCTGGACGGTGAATTGCCTCTCCTTTCTTATTGCTACTGTTGCTTCTGGGGATAACGTGAGGTCGTGGGCAGGTTTTCAGGGGCATCTTGGAGCCGATCATCACTCCGGAGATGATGAAGGAGCACCCCGTGATGGCCCTCTATAAGCTTTGTCAGAAGCACCGCAAAATAGTCGATATTTCGAGTTCTTTTGATGGTTCTTCGAACACTGTCAAGGTCGTCGTGGACGGAGAAGTCATGGGCATTGGCTTCTCCAAACAGAAGAATCTCGCAAGGCTTCACGCGGCGAGAGATGCGCTGCAAAGGCTGTCTGCCTTGCAGGCAGCTGATAGGGAGGAAGGTGACGCGGGGGCCGAGGCGGAAGTTGGAGCAAAGCAGAAACTAAACGAGCTATGCAACAAGAAACATTGGATGAATCCCACGTACAGGTAGGTTTACCTTCGATTCTATGAGCCTCTTTCATTACGTCGCAACTGATGTACAAGTAAAGAGTTTACTCCCAATTACTGCATCGATGGAACTTGCAGGATTGAACAAGAACAAGGGCCTGATCATTGTAAAACGTTCATCTGCTCTGTTCAAGTCAAAACCGAAGACAAAATCTTTGTCATCTCTGGGGACTCAAAGCCAAAAGTGAGAGTTGCAGAAAATTCAGCAGCATTCAAGATGCTAACAGAAGTACTGGGGGATGCAATTATCCCATCCTGCACCTGATTTGTGCTTGATAAAACGCTCTCTTTTACTGGCAGCTGGTGAAGTGCAGACTTGCAGTCAGGTCGAACGCATCCCTTCCAAGCCCCCCTGATCCAGTGGCATTGGAGTTGTTCTACTGTTCTTCTTCTATGTAGATTTTATGATGCTTAGCCCCTCACTGTTGCAGAGGTTTTAGTGTTTTAAATTGCGTAGCTCGTTCATGTACTATCTAACAGCGTGTAAGCATTTGAATCACTTCATTAGGTAAAACAACAAGAGGGCATTTTATCAAACAGTTGGTTGTAATGGCATGATATATACAAGCGGAACAATTTGCCACATCTGATGCTAAAGATTCTTCAGGAACTCCCAGTTTTAGCTGTCCCTATGACCCTGTTTTGCTTCATCACAGCCTTCATGCTATTTCTTAGCCCATGCAGTTCTCCGATGTAGAGGTGGAGACGGTCGATTATTAGAGCGAGGAAAAGGGAGTAACCTGCATCATGAATCGAGTAGTAATAAGATTGTACCGCAGAACAAGAAACATCGAGATTGAAGAAGATAGGTAGCAAGAATGGATACTCATACCCAGgagggaggcttcgaggaggtggCGGCTCATGAGAATCTGGTCGGTGGGCGTGGGGGCCCCGAGCTCGGCGAAGCGGAGTCGGATCTCAGCCATGCTGTAGATGCTAGAGGCGAGGACGAGCACGGCGGTGGCGGCCAGCGTCTTCACCATGACGGTGCTACGGCCGCGCTTGAGGCGGTCTAGGCCGAGGATGAGGAGCTTGCGGAGCGGAGTGTTGAAGAGGAGccccgccgtcgccgccgcctccgccaccaGCACCGTGAACAGCAGCTGGATCATCTTCTTCCCCCCTAGTCCAATCCCAGCGCGAGGAAGAAGGCGCAGCTTCGAAGTCTCAATGGCAGGATCGAATCCATGCATAGATATAGTATGGTAGGATGCCAAAACCGAGAGGGAAGTAATAGATATGTTAAGGTAGGATGCCAAAACCGAGAGCGAAGTCGGAACGTCTCTTTTCCTCTTCATTACGCGTTCTACACCCAAACTCCCCTCTACAACCATTCGTCGTGACGGACCTCCAATTACCCGACGGGTACATGGACGAGTACGTAAAAACGAGTGAAATAAAAATGTTCTTCGCTGTGTCGGTTGGTTACCCGTTTCGCGCGTTTCCCCAGCAGGGCTCATGTCGGCGTCGACGTGGATTGCGCGCCACGTTGCCCTGTCGTAACCGAGTCGTGTCCGATTCGGTGGTCCTTAAATGGCGTCGTGTCGTCGGCAGCACGTGCTGCAAGTGCGGATCGAGGCTTTTCGTCCCTCCACCGTTGAACGCGACCTAAGCGTACACTGCGTCCGACAGGATGTGTCTTGTCATTGCAGCATTGACCTCGTTCTCTATTGTTTCTTGCGCTTGCGGGTAGGATGTGTCTCCCCTCGGCTTATCTTCCCTCTCCCAGCGGGCGATAGATGGCGTCGGTCCTCCTGGTATGTTTCCAGATCGACTCCAAGTCCCATCATATTTTGAAGCTCAGCTCTTAATTGGaattttgtattgattataaagtGCTCGCAAGGTGTTTGACAAAATGCGCATGCAAACGGAAATCCTTTGTATATATATTCTTTCCTCTGACCTTTCAACCGCACATCCCATCTCTCGCCACCAGCCACTGTCCCCGGCCAATACTGTCCCTCGTCTCGAATCTCTCTGCCATGGACGGCGGGAAAGCAATTAAGACCCACATCATGGGTCACTCCTTCTGTCCATTCCCCTTCTAACAACTCGCACTTATAATCTATTAGATGAGGAATCCATTACCAGAGTGCTGCCATGCCGTCGGGTGCGAAGAAGCGGAAAGCTGCCCGGCGAAAGAAGGTGGAGGAAACGGAGCAGGGCCTTGGCCACCCACCGGACTCCCCCACCAACGCTTCTCCaggttttcccctttcctttacaGCGCATCCTTTGCTAAAAGCAGCAGAGAACTCCCACTTTATTATGCTTCCCCCCTCTTCTTTTCTGTGCGATCCAGACAACAACCACGACGGTAAGGAAAAGAcgagcagcagcagtagtagcagcagcagcagcgacgagGAGGTGGAGCAGGAAGAGCGGAGGGAACCCGCGGCTGCCGTCGAGATGGAGGATAACGCTACAGGTAATGATGACGGTGAGAAATTGGAGGAGGTGGCAGTTCCCGTCTCCACGGAGGCTGGAGTTGTGAGCGTAGAGTTCCTCAAGGCTGAGAAATCTGAGGTCGCTGTGGAGGaatcggcggcggcagcagcgactgCTGTGACGGTCGTTCTGATCGATGCGCCAGTTCCTGTGGATGAAGAGGTCGTCGAAGCCGCCGAGGCCGCGACGGGGACTCTGGTGACTTGGCTGGAGATTGATTCTTTGACGCATGAGACTGACGCGAAACCAGCGGCCGCTCTGGAAGAAACTCCTGTTTCTGAATCGCCTCGTCCAAGTGGGGAGTTATGCCATAGCACCGAGAACATTGAGGTGAGTTGACTCTGTTCCGCTGTTTGTGCGCCATGATGATGCATTGGTACTGATGTGCtgattgatctcttgaaattaatCGAACGTATACACATAGCCCACTCCCGCGCCAGTGGCAgagcttcgagcttcatggtggaATTGCTGTGGATTGTTTGATGTTCTTACGGCTTCCAAAGACAGTATCAGgtcagaaagaagaaaagaatgacTTCTTTGCTTCTCTGTGCTTAAGGAAGGTCTTTTTCCACATCCATATTCTGAAATATCTACTTCTTTCCCTTGAATTCTTTGTGGCTACTCATCTTTTAATGTTAAATGTCTTCCACTGTTTATAAGTTACTTTCTGAAATtttctcttcctttcctttttaatGTGAAATTTTTTTGAGGAGAACTAAAGCATAGGCAGAATATCAGGAGAGAAATCAGAGACTAGGATTGTGAAGTATAATATAAAAAGATCAGCAAAGAGAAAATTAGATATCAGTAGTTCACTTAGGTTTTGGTCAAATGAAATTTATCAGGTCCTGCCTACATCCTATATCCACCATTTTGGGGATGATACATTCTCAGCTAATTAGAGCTCCAGGACCTCCTTTTGGTTAAGATATGTATTTAGAAACATTCTTAATGAATTGCTGGAGGAACATATGTTCTGTACACTTTGCTCAGTGAAGTTCTATTTTGCAAAGCATTTTTAAAAATAAGTCTTTTATCACTAGACATGAGGGAAGTGGATATATTAAGTGACTCCAGTGATGGTATCTTAATAATCAAAAGAGCCAGTTAATCTCATCATGTCCCATAATGGCTTCTTGGAGATTAAAATCTCAGCTGCTGAGTACTTGTTTCCTTTTATTTTAGCACTGCATGTAAAACTTTCCCTACAGACTTAATGCTGGATTTTTCTAATCTTGATGAGGTAATGGCTAGCTTGTATCTAAGATTGTCAACAACGAGGGTACTGAGTTCTTTCTTAGCCGTCAATGGTCCGAATGCACATATTTCTACATGTGAGGTAATTGGCACAGAGTGAACCATGTGTGGAATTTAGCACTCTATTATGGTCTTTCTAATCAAGCCTTTTTTCCTTTCCCGGTACCAGAAATTATACTAGACACCACTAACAACTTCCCGTGCCAGTCCATCTGACAATCTGTACAATTCTAATATTGAGCCATTAAatcccctttttcttttttaataatcgCAAGACCAAGTCGATTATATTTTTGATGGGCTTGTTTTTTGTTAACTAATAATTCCTATTGGCCTTTGTAGACTATGAGGAAGTCAGCAACTCTGTTATCTCTAAAACCCTTTGAAGCTTTATACCCCAAAGAAACCTACCTTCTGGCCTTTCCTGCATCACTTGTGTAAGGCCTTTTAGATAGGGTAAACAATTTACTTAGGAATAATACCAAACATATGTGGCTCTATATAAGTTTGTCCTCTGCTTCTGCTCTTTGTGTTTGGTAGTCATATCTGATCCTATGAGCTTGTTTGCCTCATTCAATTGTTGCACAAATCACTATATTCCTAAAACCTTTTTACTCAGATTTGATGCTGCAAACTTGGTGGCCACATTCAACTGTCATACATAATGGAGAAATTATTAAATAATgtactttttttttatatgttagaTTTAGGTAGGGATGATACAAGTTATAACTTGATCCAATGTAAAAATATTTGTGATCAGCTCTTTTTGGTTGGCTTGCCAATGATATAAttagaattttcttttattgtaGATTTACAAAAAGAGAAAACCAAGTTGTGTGGCTCTCACTTTATCCAATGGACTGATCACAATATTAAAAATTTCATGATTTACTTTAAAGAGGTTTGGCAATAAAAGCTCTATGTCAATATCGGGAAATGCATAATTATTACTGAAAATCTTCATGTCTGTATATTTAGTAGCAAATTCATATTCTTCTACGGACTAGTTTAGTCACCTCACTTGTTTTTCTTTATGTGCAAATGAAACAGAGCATGAGGCATCAAGCAGCAGTCAATTAATAGCTTCATTATCATGAGACTGTGGAAGAAACTACACATCCGTAACCGAGTGATCGTGTGTAACATCATTTTCCTTATTTCTTAATAAAAACTGTAGTGACTGCCTGTGTTTTCATTATGTGGATATGAGTGAAAGTGATATGATATTCTTTCTTGTTCACAATGTTGTGCCTCCTTCCACAAGACACTCATCATATGAGTGCTCTTTGTAAGATTGTGATTCTTGTTTTCATATGTTTAGTTGTGTACAATGCTCATGAAGCATGTTCTATTATCAGCTTCTTCAATGGAGTGTACCAGACTAATATCTCATTTTGTTAAGAAGCAAATTGTTAGACTAAAGCAGCACCTTTGTTATGCTGTCATGGTAAGTGTGAAGACAGACACCATATGCAATCTTTTTCCCCGTGTAAGTTGGCAAGGGAACCACCTAATGTTGATCGTTAAGACTTCACTTAATCATGCATGTAATCTAGGAGCATATGGGACAACTCACTAAACTAATTTGGATTAGAACTGAACTGCTTGATGGATCTTTGCACTGGTGATTCTCCATCACTCTGCAGACAGTTTTGCTTATGTGAGAGAGACTGATGGCACAGTTGCTATTCCCTCAGACAGGCCACATGCCTTTGAACAACATCAAGGTTGAAGCTGTCACACAACTTGATGACATTTTGTGagatgttgaatcttatattttcttCTGAGCAATGATTCTGGGCACTTTTATCAGTTGTTATTAACCCTCAAAATCTGTGGTGATATCATCCACATCAACTATGTTGGTTCATCATCTCTGACCCTTTCTCTGTGTTCTAATCTATCATTCTTAGTCATGCTGTGCCAAAATCCTACTTGATACATATTTACATACCATCACttttggatatatatatgtatatatatatatatatatatatatatatatatataaagtctaTTCAGGTATTTATCCGCTTTCGATATGCATGTCATCATGCTGCCATCACAAACGACACTGAAATATTTTATCCATCGAATTATTTATTCATTAGTAAGCGATTGCAGTAGAGTGGCTTTCTTCCTACCCTCTCCTTTATTGTATCacctaccacttgatgacagatcaCATGCAAGACAAGATGTGTGGGAACGATATCGGTCACCGCCGATCCCCAACTGAAAGCGAAGTCGTCGTGATCTGCGATTCCTCCCATGCCAATCTCTTCTCCTCTCCCCAAGAAATCATTTCCTACACGTGCCCTCGTCAACGCGAATCTTCCTGCAGACGACGCCTCCTGGAGTTGTCCGCCATCACACATATCTTACTCCCATCTTCTATTATTCTACTTGGAACTCGGTAATTGGTGCCGTGTGAACTATATAGATATGTGTATATACGTATAAGATGTGTGTATATACGTAGGTACGGGACCCAGTACAAACACCTGGCGTACACAAGATGCGCCCCTCGTCCCCTGCCGCGCACGTCAGTCACCATTTACTATTGCGATGAGCCGATATGTAGCCCAATGCATCATGTGAATGAATGGTTGAGACCGAGTTCTCCACAGAAATCAGTCAGAATGAACTCGGGCTTTGTCGTCTTGCCTACCCTGCCCAGAGATCCCGCATGCTTCACGTGCATGGTCGCAATCCTTGACCTTCGAGCGCCTGCAACAAcaggaagatgaagaagaggaagacgagaTGAACCTGAGGAGGAAACCAAGGTGCATGGGCGTAGAGAATACGGTGAAGAAGAGAAAGATGGTGACGGAAAACTTTGTTGGGACATGTCTTTCTGTGCCATATTGATGTAGTATTGATCAACCGCCAATAATTAAGTTGGTGATAAGATCTTGACATGGAAAGCACCTTTGTCTAGATTACAACTCCGAAGAAGACAAAGGAAGGAAAGGCGTATTGTATTGCATTGCATGATTTTTCTTCACAAAACCAAAGAATAATGCGGGGAAAAATAGATAAAAAGTTTGGATGTGATTATGATCGAAGAGGACTATTGGGTGGCCCGAAAATTGGAACGGGACGGGTTGTCGTCTTTGTTGTTGTTGCCATCGCTGCTGGTTTTATTGGCGCTGCTCTTGTTGTCGTCGTAGTTGCTTGCAGATTGGTGATTCCCGCTGATGATTGATGAGATGGCGGCGGCGAGAGCAGCAGTGAAGTTGGGGTCTGCTGTTATGGCCGCCGTGGCAGCGCTCACCGTGTCGGCAAGAGTGGACGGAAGCGCCGACTGGG
Protein-coding sequences here:
- the LOC135583640 gene encoding uncharacterized protein LOC135583640 isoform X2 translates to MPSGAKKRKAARRKKVEETEQGLGHPPDSPTNASPDNNHDGKEKTSSSSSSSSSSDEEVEQEERREPAAAVEMEDNATGNDDGEKLEEVAVPVSTEAGVVSVEFLKAEKSEVAVEESAAAAATAVTVVLIDAPVPVDEEVVEAAEAATGTLVTWLEIDSLTHETDAKPAAALEETPVSESPRPSGELCHSTENIEPTPAPVAELRASWWNCCGLFDVLTASKDSIRA
- the LOC135583640 gene encoding uncharacterized protein LOC135583640 isoform X1; the encoded protein is MPSGAKKRKAARRKKVEETEQGLGHPPDSPTNASPDNNHDGKEKTSSSSSSSSSSDEEVEQEERREPAAAVEMEDNATGNDDGEKLEEVAVPVSTEAGVVSVEFLKAEKSEVAVEESAAAAATAVTVVLIDAPVPVDEEVVEAAEAATGTLVTWLEIDSLTHETDAKPAAALEETPVSESPRPSGELCHSTENIEPTPAPVAELRASWWNCCGLFDVLTASKDSIRSERRKE
- the LOC135605915 gene encoding uncharacterized protein LOC135605915, with product MKRKRDVPTSLSVLASYLNISITSLSVLASYHTISMHGFDPAIETSKLRLLPRAGIGLGGKKMIQLLFTVLVAEAAATAGLLFNTPLRKLLILGLDRLKRGRSTVMVKTLAATAVLVLASSIYSMAEIRLRFAELGAPTPTDQILMSRHLLEASLLGYSLFLALIIDRLHLYIGELHGLRNSMKAVMKQNRVIGTAKTGSS
- the LOC135605914 gene encoding ribonuclease 3-like protein 2, whose translation is MAKVGGGMRLAVTEIERLLNYTFRDPSLLEEALTHSSYAGHRSYERLEFVGDAVLGLAITSFFYLSDPTLEPGFLTELRIANASTEKLARVAVRHRLYRFLRRICRDLDQLVSKFTDLAMMEPEEDIVQMTYGGTTLEAPKVLADIVESIAAAVYFDCDSDLQLFWTVFRGILEPIITPEMMKEHPVMALYKLCQKHRKIVDISSSFDGSSNTVKVVVDGEVMGIGFSKQKNLARLHAARDALQRLSALQAADREEGDAGAEAEVGAKQKLNELCNKKHWMNPTYRIEQEQGPDHCKTFICSVQVKTEDKIFVISGDSKPKVRVAENSAAFKMLTEVLGDAIIPSCT